One genomic window of Sphingobacterium oryzagri includes the following:
- a CDS encoding S9 family peptidase → MKKLLILFLFGSSLAYGQRNFTIEETVYGPRQFAPQSLVLPQWLPQTDAFSTLDASYQKLTLRDAQSSWQSRDIATIEDISTALQSVLNSNESVKLSYFPLDYSWADKDHIAFAYEADSWKYTIRYAVKTKQAQILTKSPADGAQATSTTDYSKVAYLVDNNIEISSKEGKRTIVTQDSLAGIVNGSDYTHRQEFGISKGMWWSPDNEKLLYYRKDESMVSNYPLIQWDKRVAATKDIRYPMAGMKSEEVTLRVYDSKTSSHITLQTGEPKEQYLTICTWDPSSKYIYVGILNREQNHLKVNKYDATDGHFIQTLFEEKSESWVEPLHALTFLPNKPDQFLYQTDKDGFNQLYLYDVSGKLLRSLGYEDVIVEDVQGFSSDGKKVIYTGITNKGLDRQLFEVAIATGKTQQLTNKSGTHRASLSANGNYVLDQFSNLNTANNVDVYAVKGGKPLEIIRATNPFEGKISLPKIEAVSLVSADGQTPLNGRIIYPANFDGTKKYPVMVYLYGGSHAQLVQNKWLYGAGYFDLYMAQQGYIVFTMDNRGSDARGRDFTRITHRQLGQAEMADQLKGIDFLKSKSFVDQSRMGIFGWSFGGFMTTSFMVQHPGIFQTAVAGGPVIDWKYYEVMYGERYMDTPQENPEGYQKAGLLDKAKQLAGNLLIIHGAQDPVVVQQHSMEFIEACIKAGKQVDYFLYPTHEHNVMGKDRIHMYDKIAKYFDLHLKK, encoded by the coding sequence TGCATCCTATCAAAAACTCACCTTGCGCGATGCGCAATCCAGTTGGCAAAGCCGCGACATCGCCACCATAGAAGACATCAGCACCGCACTACAGTCGGTCTTAAACAGCAACGAATCGGTCAAATTATCCTACTTTCCGTTAGACTACAGCTGGGCAGATAAAGATCACATTGCGTTTGCTTACGAAGCCGACAGCTGGAAATACACGATCCGCTACGCGGTGAAGACGAAACAAGCGCAAATTTTGACAAAATCACCAGCCGATGGCGCGCAAGCTACCAGCACAACCGATTACAGCAAGGTTGCTTATTTGGTAGACAACAATATTGAAATCAGCTCGAAAGAAGGCAAGCGCACAATAGTAACGCAAGATAGTCTAGCTGGAATCGTAAACGGTAGCGATTACACCCACCGGCAAGAGTTCGGCATCAGCAAAGGCATGTGGTGGAGTCCCGACAATGAAAAATTACTTTATTACCGCAAAGATGAATCGATGGTGAGCAACTATCCGTTAATCCAATGGGACAAACGCGTAGCAGCTACTAAAGACATACGCTATCCGATGGCCGGTATGAAGAGCGAAGAAGTCACATTGCGGGTATACGACAGCAAAACAAGCAGCCACATTACTTTGCAAACGGGCGAACCCAAAGAGCAGTATTTGACCATCTGCACTTGGGATCCGTCAAGCAAATACATTTATGTAGGTATTCTTAATCGCGAACAAAACCACTTAAAAGTAAACAAATACGACGCGACCGATGGCCACTTTATCCAAACACTGTTTGAAGAAAAATCGGAATCTTGGGTAGAGCCATTGCATGCGCTCACCTTTTTACCAAACAAACCCGACCAGTTTTTATACCAAACCGATAAGGATGGTTTCAACCAATTGTATTTGTATGATGTTAGCGGAAAGCTATTGCGCTCGCTCGGTTACGAAGATGTGATCGTTGAAGATGTACAAGGATTCTCTTCAGATGGCAAAAAAGTGATCTACACCGGCATTACAAATAAAGGACTCGATCGCCAGCTTTTTGAAGTAGCGATAGCTACTGGAAAAACGCAGCAGCTTACAAACAAATCGGGCACGCACCGAGCGAGCTTAAGCGCCAACGGAAACTATGTACTCGATCAATTTTCGAACCTAAACACCGCAAACAACGTAGACGTTTATGCTGTAAAAGGCGGCAAACCGCTGGAAATTATCCGCGCGACCAACCCGTTTGAAGGGAAGATTTCACTTCCCAAGATTGAAGCCGTTTCGCTGGTTTCGGCAGATGGACAAACACCGCTGAACGGACGCATTATTTACCCGGCAAATTTTGACGGAACAAAAAAATACCCCGTCATGGTTTACCTTTACGGCGGTTCTCATGCACAGTTGGTGCAAAACAAATGGCTTTATGGCGCTGGTTACTTCGATCTGTACATGGCGCAACAAGGCTATATTGTTTTCACGATGGACAACAGAGGGTCTGATGCGCGAGGACGCGATTTTACTCGGATAACGCACCGCCAACTTGGACAAGCAGAAATGGCCGACCAACTAAAGGGCATCGACTTCCTAAAATCAAAAAGCTTTGTAGACCAATCACGCATGGGAATATTTGGCTGGAGCTTTGGCGGCTTCATGACCACTTCTTTTATGGTGCAACATCCCGGCATTTTCCAAACCGCTGTAGCAGGCGGACCGGTGATCGATTGGAAATATTACGAGGTGATGTATGGCGAGCGCTATATGGATACCCCGCAGGAAAACCCGGAAGGTTATCAAAAAGCCGGCTTGCTTGATAAAGCAAAGCAGCTAGCGGGCAATTTATTGATCATTCACGGCGCGCAAGACCCGGTGGTTGTTCAACAACATAGCATGGAATTTATCGAAGCCTGCATCAAAGCCGGCAAACAAGTCGATTACTTCCTTTATCCAACGCATGAGCACAATGTCATGGGAAAAGACCGCATACATATGTATGACAAGATTGCGAAGTATTTTGATCTGCACTTAAAAAAATAA
- a CDS encoding 2-oxoglutarate dehydrogenase E1 component, whose product MDKLTYLSNADSGYIDSLYQAYKEDPNAVDVSWQKFFEGFEFGQTAEGGDAAAETPEQAIKEINVLNMINGYRDRGHLFTETNPVRERRKYFPGKELETFGLSEADLDTVFNAGVEVGLGKAKLKDIRQLIEDTYCRSIGAEFRYIRHPEKIKFLQDKMEADRNTPQFSLDGKKRILKKLNEAVIFESFLGTKFLGQKRFSLEGAESLIPALDSVIQKGSSLGIEEFVIGMAHRGRLNVLTNVMGKSYKTIFSEFEGKMYEPDPEIQFGGDVKYHLGFSSDITSQDGKNIHLSLAPNPSHLETVDGVAEGMVRSKIDLKYEGDSSKIAPILIHGDAAVAAQGIVYETIQMSKLDGYKTGGTIHIVINNQVGFTTNYKDARSSTYCTDIAKVTLSPVFHVNGDDVEALVYAINLAVEYRQKYKTDVFIDLLGYRRYGHNEADEPKFTQPSLYKLIEKHPNTLALYVKKLVDQGSIDTDFAKQLEKDFRAVLQERLDEAKKVEQISEERPMFAGAWKGLRPARVADIMKTAETAVSEELFLSLAKEMNSLPEDKKFFRKITKVFEDRLKMIDSDKYDWAMGELMAYATLLNEDYRVRISGQDVQRGTFSHRHAVVTLEDSDETYTPLAKVKGGEKFNIYNSLLSEYAVLAFEYGYASVNPNTLTIWEAQFGDFANGAQIIFDQYISSGETKWKRSNGLVMLLPHGMEGQGPEHSSCRIERYLELCANNNMIVANCTTPANYFHLLRRQLHREFRKPLIVATPKSLLRHTKAVSPLKDFTENGFQEIIDDENVTAKSVKRVLLCSGKIYYELREKQEADKRKDVAIVRIEQLYPIAQTQIEALQKKYAKAAFVWVQEENENMGAWPYYCRKFRSSSLDLQYIARPESGSPATGYMKQHVTQQTDIINKAFEL is encoded by the coding sequence ATGGATAAATTAACATATTTGAGTAACGCAGATTCAGGCTACATAGACTCATTATATCAAGCATACAAGGAAGACCCTAACGCAGTAGATGTAAGCTGGCAGAAATTTTTCGAAGGATTCGAATTTGGTCAAACAGCAGAGGGAGGTGATGCCGCTGCAGAAACGCCAGAGCAAGCGATCAAAGAGATCAATGTCCTCAACATGATCAATGGCTACCGTGATCGCGGACACCTTTTTACAGAAACAAACCCCGTTCGCGAACGTCGCAAATATTTCCCGGGAAAAGAACTCGAGACATTCGGTCTTTCTGAAGCGGATCTCGATACCGTGTTTAATGCCGGTGTCGAAGTGGGTTTGGGCAAAGCAAAATTAAAAGATATTCGTCAGCTTATTGAAGACACTTACTGCCGTTCAATCGGGGCTGAATTTCGCTATATCCGTCATCCAGAGAAAATCAAATTCCTTCAAGACAAAATGGAAGCTGACCGCAACACGCCTCAGTTTTCCTTAGACGGTAAAAAACGTATACTAAAAAAATTAAACGAAGCGGTCATCTTCGAAAGCTTCCTGGGCACCAAATTTTTGGGCCAAAAGCGGTTTTCGCTGGAAGGTGCCGAGTCTTTGATTCCGGCACTGGATTCCGTTATCCAAAAAGGTTCTTCCCTCGGTATCGAGGAGTTTGTAATCGGGATGGCGCATCGCGGACGTCTGAATGTATTGACCAACGTGATGGGCAAATCATACAAAACAATCTTTTCGGAGTTTGAAGGAAAAATGTACGAGCCCGATCCGGAAATCCAATTTGGTGGTGACGTAAAATACCATTTAGGTTTCTCATCGGATATTACCAGCCAAGATGGTAAAAACATCCACTTGAGCCTGGCGCCTAACCCTTCACACCTGGAAACTGTAGACGGTGTGGCGGAAGGTATGGTGCGTTCTAAAATTGATTTAAAATACGAAGGTGATTCTTCGAAAATTGCACCGATCTTGATCCACGGTGACGCAGCTGTTGCTGCGCAGGGTATCGTTTACGAAACCATCCAAATGTCTAAATTGGATGGCTACAAAACAGGCGGTACTATCCATATCGTGATCAATAATCAAGTTGGTTTTACAACAAATTATAAAGATGCGCGTTCGTCAACTTACTGTACAGACATTGCGAAAGTTACGCTTTCGCCTGTTTTCCACGTAAACGGTGACGATGTAGAGGCCTTGGTATATGCGATCAACCTAGCGGTTGAATATCGTCAAAAATATAAAACCGATGTTTTTATCGATTTATTGGGTTACAGACGTTACGGACACAACGAGGCAGATGAACCTAAATTTACACAGCCATCGCTTTATAAATTAATTGAAAAGCATCCGAATACCTTAGCGCTATATGTTAAAAAACTAGTTGACCAAGGAAGTATCGATACGGACTTTGCGAAACAACTGGAAAAAGACTTCCGCGCGGTATTGCAAGAGCGTTTGGATGAAGCTAAAAAAGTAGAGCAAATCAGCGAAGAGCGTCCAATGTTTGCCGGTGCCTGGAAAGGCCTACGGCCAGCAAGGGTTGCCGATATCATGAAAACAGCCGAAACAGCTGTTTCCGAAGAACTTTTCTTAAGCTTAGCTAAGGAAATGAACAGCTTGCCGGAAGACAAGAAGTTTTTCCGCAAGATTACCAAGGTATTTGAAGATCGTTTGAAAATGATCGATTCGGATAAATACGATTGGGCTATGGGCGAATTGATGGCCTATGCCACGTTGCTAAACGAAGATTACCGTGTACGTATTTCCGGACAAGATGTGCAACGCGGCACATTCTCCCACCGTCATGCTGTCGTGACCCTGGAAGATTCAGACGAAACGTATACGCCATTAGCAAAAGTAAAAGGCGGTGAGAAATTCAATATTTACAACTCGCTGCTTTCTGAATATGCTGTGCTTGCCTTTGAATATGGCTATGCATCGGTCAATCCAAATACGCTGACCATTTGGGAAGCACAGTTTGGTGACTTTGCAAACGGCGCGCAGATTATTTTCGACCAGTACATCTCTTCCGGAGAAACGAAATGGAAACGTTCAAATGGTTTGGTGATGTTGCTACCGCACGGTATGGAAGGTCAAGGCCCAGAGCACTCTTCTTGCCGTATCGAACGCTACCTGGAACTTTGTGCAAACAATAACATGATTGTAGCCAACTGTACGACACCGGCCAACTACTTTCACTTGTTGCGCCGTCAATTACACCGTGAATTCCGCAAACCGTTAATTGTAGCAACGCCTAAAAGCCTATTGCGCCATACGAAAGCTGTTTCTCCTTTGAAAGACTTTACCGAAAACGGATTTCAAGAGATTATCGACGATGAAAACGTAACGGCAAAGTCGGTAAAACGTGTGTTGCTGTGTTCGGGAAAAATTTATTACGAACTGCGCGAAAAGCAAGAGGCCGACAAGCGCAAAGATGTTGCTATCGTACGCATAGAACAGCTCTATCCTATCGCGCAAACGCAGATCGAAGCCTTGCAAAAGAAATATGCAAAAGCAGCATTTGTATGGGTGCAGGAAGAAAATGAAAATATGGGCGCCTGGCCGTACTATTGTCGCAAATTCCGTAGCAGCAGCCTCGATCTTCAATACATTGCGCGTCCGGAAAGCGGCTCTCCTGCAACAGGCTACATGAAGCAGCACGTTACGCAGCAAACAGATATTATAAATAAAGCATTTGAACTATAA
- the asnB gene encoding asparagine synthase B has protein sequence MCGIVGAFDLKPSASESLRPQVLEMSKRIRHRGPDWSGIFSSEKAILAHERLAIVDPKSGSQPLFSPDGHVVLAVNGEIYNHQQLRNTLPDYEFATLSDSEVILALYLEKGASFIEDLNGIFGFALYDGRDDSFLVARDHMGIIPLYYGKDADGQIFVASELKSLEGFCVEIDQFPPGHYLYSKEGAEPKKWYLRDWESYETVKDNETDIAKLRTALEDAVQRQLMSDVPYGVLLSGGLDSSVIAAVTKKFNAKRIETGGTEEAWYPQLHSFAVGLEGAPDLIAAQKAADHIGTIHHEINFTIQEGLDAIRDVIYHLETYDVTTIRASTPMYLLARVIKSMGIKMVLSGEGSDELFGGYLYFHKAPNAQEFHEETVRKLKKLYLYDCLRANKSLAAWGVEGRVPFLDKEFMDVAMSINPADKMIKDGRMEKWVVRKAFEDYLPESIAWRQKEQFSDGVGYSWIDTLKAQAESKVSDVEFETAAIRYPVNTPKNKEEFLYRTIFESHFPSEAAAKTVPSVKSVACSTPEALAWDASFQNLNDPSGRAVASVHNESYVKATEIA, from the coding sequence ATGTGTGGAATTGTTGGAGCTTTTGATTTGAAGCCATCCGCTTCGGAGAGCCTTAGACCGCAAGTCTTAGAGATGTCTAAACGCATTAGGCATCGCGGACCAGACTGGTCGGGTATTTTTAGCAGTGAAAAAGCGATTTTGGCACACGAACGTCTTGCGATCGTCGATCCAAAATCTGGAAGTCAACCCCTTTTTAGTCCTGATGGACATGTGGTGTTGGCGGTAAATGGCGAGATATATAATCATCAACAACTACGAAATACATTGCCTGATTACGAATTTGCCACGCTTTCTGACTCGGAAGTGATTTTGGCGTTGTACCTCGAAAAGGGCGCTTCTTTTATCGAAGATTTAAACGGAATTTTTGGATTCGCTTTGTACGATGGTCGTGATGATTCCTTCCTCGTGGCACGCGATCATATGGGTATTATCCCGCTTTATTACGGTAAAGACGCTGATGGACAAATTTTTGTTGCATCCGAATTGAAGTCTTTAGAAGGTTTCTGCGTAGAGATCGATCAGTTTCCTCCGGGACACTACTTGTATAGCAAAGAAGGTGCTGAGCCGAAAAAATGGTATTTGCGCGACTGGGAATCTTACGAAACCGTGAAAGATAACGAAACGGATATCGCAAAGCTGCGTACGGCACTGGAAGATGCGGTGCAACGCCAGTTGATGTCTGATGTGCCTTATGGCGTATTGCTGTCGGGTGGTTTGGATTCTTCTGTGATTGCTGCCGTTACCAAAAAGTTTAACGCTAAACGTATCGAAACAGGCGGTACAGAAGAAGCTTGGTATCCACAATTACACTCGTTTGCTGTTGGGTTAGAAGGTGCACCAGATTTGATTGCTGCACAAAAAGCGGCTGATCATATCGGGACGATTCACCACGAGATTAATTTCACCATCCAGGAAGGTCTTGATGCCATTCGCGATGTGATTTATCACTTGGAAACTTATGATGTTACGACGATCAGAGCATCGACGCCCATGTATTTGCTAGCGCGTGTTATCAAATCTATGGGAATAAAAATGGTGCTTTCTGGCGAGGGTTCTGATGAATTATTTGGCGGCTATCTTTATTTCCATAAAGCGCCGAATGCGCAGGAGTTTCATGAGGAAACCGTGCGCAAGCTGAAGAAATTGTATTTATACGATTGTTTGCGTGCAAACAAATCGTTGGCAGCTTGGGGTGTAGAAGGGCGTGTGCCATTCTTAGATAAAGAGTTTATGGATGTGGCCATGTCAATCAACCCGGCGGATAAGATGATTAAGGACGGACGTATGGAGAAATGGGTGGTTCGTAAAGCATTTGAAGATTATCTTCCGGAAAGTATTGCATGGCGTCAAAAGGAGCAATTCTCTGACGGAGTAGGGTATAGCTGGATTGATACATTGAAAGCGCAGGCAGAAAGCAAAGTGTCTGATGTGGAGTTTGAAACGGCTGCTATTCGTTATCCGGTGAATACGCCAAAAAATAAAGAAGAGTTTTTGTACCGTACGATTTTCGAATCTCATTTTCCTTCGGAAGCTGCGGCGAAAACCGTGCCTTCGGTCAAATCGGTAGCTTGTAGTACGCCAGAAGCGCTTGCTTGGGATGCTTCTTTTCAAAATCTTAACGATCCTTCCGGACGCGCCGTGGCTAGCGTGCACAACGAGAGTTATGTCAAAGCAACGGAAATTGCGTAA
- a CDS encoding deoxyribodipyrimidine photo-lyase, translating to MTKKVILVWFRNDLRIHDNEILFEAVHKGDIVIPVYFFDPRYFKTNAWGFQNTGVLRANFLIETVAKLKDNLQQLGADLLVFQGKPEELLSTLCAKYDVTEVYHHREVAKRETRISELVETALWKEKINLKHFIGHTLYHKEDLPIPIKDIPDSFSAFKKKVEKESFVRPTLPAIQNMVTHPHLETTTLPTLQDLGFTASAIALAETASTVVKGGEDEALMVIDRTLAPDYDDVDDYNLVSPYIANGAVSPAFYYHKIKENNLPAHKKKYERLILRLLWRDYFRFMLKKHPNIFFKNHQPEKDIAASVEKLRALQDREINEPLIEALLHDLFHKGNLTYEHREILAAYLLAELNVNHVAGASFFEEHLVDYAPSSTYGYWLHLAGFGTSTKDNLKMDWKELAKKNYRVRAEAK from the coding sequence ATGACGAAAAAGGTGATTTTAGTATGGTTTCGAAATGATCTGCGAATTCATGACAATGAAATTTTGTTTGAAGCAGTACATAAGGGCGATATTGTCATTCCTGTTTATTTCTTTGACCCACGGTATTTCAAAACCAATGCCTGGGGTTTTCAAAACACAGGCGTGCTACGCGCAAATTTTCTGATCGAGACTGTTGCCAAACTAAAAGACAACCTACAACAGCTCGGTGCAGACCTGCTTGTTTTTCAGGGAAAACCAGAAGAATTGCTGAGCACGCTGTGCGCCAAGTACGATGTTACCGAAGTATATCATCACCGCGAAGTGGCAAAAAGAGAAACGCGGATATCCGAACTCGTGGAAACCGCGTTGTGGAAGGAAAAGATAAATCTCAAACATTTTATCGGGCATACGCTTTACCACAAAGAAGATTTACCGATACCTATCAAAGATATACCGGACTCGTTTAGCGCTTTCAAAAAGAAAGTGGAAAAAGAGAGCTTTGTACGGCCAACGCTTCCGGCTATTCAAAACATGGTCACCCATCCGCATTTAGAAACTACAACATTACCTACTTTACAGGATCTCGGCTTTACGGCTAGCGCCATCGCCTTAGCTGAAACCGCCTCCACAGTGGTAAAAGGTGGTGAAGATGAAGCCCTGATGGTGATCGACAGAACATTAGCTCCTGATTATGACGATGTAGACGATTACAACCTCGTATCACCTTACATCGCAAATGGCGCGGTATCTCCGGCATTTTACTACCATAAAATCAAGGAAAACAATCTGCCTGCACACAAAAAAAAGTATGAACGTCTGATCTTACGCTTACTTTGGCGGGATTATTTTCGCTTCATGCTGAAAAAGCATCCCAACATTTTTTTCAAAAACCACCAGCCGGAAAAGGACATTGCCGCGTCTGTCGAAAAGTTACGCGCACTACAGGATCGGGAAATCAACGAGCCCCTTATTGAAGCTTTGCTACACGATCTTTTTCACAAAGGCAACCTGACCTACGAGCATCGGGAAATTTTAGCAGCCTACCTGCTTGCGGAATTGAACGTCAACCACGTTGCCGGAGCCAGTTTTTTTGAAGAGCACCTAGTCGATTATGCACCGTCAAGCACCTATGGTTATTGGTTGCATTTAGCAGGCTTTGGCACGAGCACTAAAGATAATCTAAAAATGGATTGGAAGGAGCTTGCAAAAAAAAATTATCGCGTTCGCGCTGAGGCAAAATAA
- the odhB gene encoding 2-oxoglutarate dehydrogenase complex dihydrolipoyllysine-residue succinyltransferase: protein MSLEIKVPAVGESITEVTLAQWLKQDGDYVEMDENIAELESDKATFELPAEKAGILRIIAQEGDTLEIGAVVCAIEDGDAPAGGADKKEEAPAEKEEKPAETSSDDDAENPDSYAAGTASPAAAKILREKGIDASTIKGTGKDGRITKEDAEKAQAKPAAPKAESKPAAKAAPATETAAPGARNERREKMTSLRKTIAKRLVSVKNETAMLTTFNEVNMQPIMDLRSKYKDSFKEKHGVGLGFMSFFTKAVTTALKEWPAVNARIEENEIVFSDFADVSIAVSAPKGLVVPVIRNAESLSLHQIEKEIITLATKARDNKLTIDEMTGGTFTITNGGVFGSMMSTPIINAPQSAILGMHNIVQRPIAENGQVVIRPMMYIALSYDHRVIDGRESVSFLVRVKQLLEDPARLLLEV, encoded by the coding sequence ATGAGCTTAGAAATTAAAGTACCTGCCGTAGGTGAATCAATCACAGAGGTGACCTTGGCACAATGGCTAAAACAAGATGGCGATTACGTTGAAATGGACGAGAATATCGCTGAATTGGAATCCGACAAAGCGACATTTGAGCTGCCTGCAGAAAAAGCAGGTATCTTACGTATCATCGCTCAAGAAGGTGACACTTTAGAAATTGGTGCAGTAGTGTGTGCTATCGAAGATGGTGATGCTCCTGCCGGTGGTGCCGACAAAAAAGAAGAAGCTCCTGCGGAAAAAGAGGAAAAACCGGCGGAAACGTCTTCCGATGATGATGCAGAAAACCCTGACTCTTACGCTGCAGGTACAGCTTCACCAGCCGCTGCTAAAATTTTGAGAGAAAAAGGTATTGATGCCTCTACAATCAAAGGAACAGGTAAGGATGGCCGTATCACCAAAGAAGATGCGGAAAAAGCGCAAGCTAAACCTGCTGCTCCTAAAGCAGAAAGCAAACCTGCTGCTAAAGCGGCTCCGGCAACAGAAACTGCCGCACCTGGAGCACGCAATGAGCGTCGCGAAAAAATGACCTCGCTGCGTAAAACGATTGCAAAACGTCTGGTAAGTGTAAAAAATGAAACAGCGATGTTGACCACCTTTAACGAGGTCAATATGCAGCCGATCATGGATCTACGCTCGAAATATAAAGATTCATTCAAAGAGAAACATGGTGTTGGCCTTGGCTTTATGTCATTTTTCACGAAAGCAGTGACAACAGCATTGAAAGAATGGCCTGCCGTTAATGCACGTATTGAAGAAAACGAAATCGTATTTTCTGATTTTGCGGATGTTTCCATCGCGGTATCAGCACCAAAAGGATTGGTTGTGCCGGTAATTCGTAACGCCGAATCCCTGAGCTTGCACCAAATCGAAAAGGAAATTATTACCTTGGCGACGAAAGCACGTGATAACAAATTAACGATCGACGAAATGACTGGTGGTACATTTACCATCACCAACGGTGGTGTATTTGGATCTATGATGTCTACGCCAATCATCAACGCACCTCAATCGGCGATCTTGGGAATGCACAATATCGTGCAACGCCCGATTGCAGAAAATGGTCAGGTGGTAATCCGTCCGATGATGTATATCGCGCTATCTTACGATCACCGCGTTATCGATGGTCGTGAGTCAGTAAGCTTCTTGGTACGTGTGAAACAATTACTAGAAGATCCTGCAAGATTATTATTAGAAGTATAA
- a CDS encoding UbiD family decarboxylase, whose translation MGYKSLAECVADLERNGHLVRIKEEVDPYLEMAAIHMRVFDVEGPALYFENIKGSKFPAVSNLFGTLDRSKFMFRDTLDHVKKLVDVKMNPMSVLKKPFDYAGSSMVALGALPWKKKSGAPILHGQTSISALPQIVNWPMDGGAFVTMPQVYSEDADKPGIMQANLGMYRIQLSGNEYLPDQEIGLHYQLHRGIGVHQTKANALGRPLKVSVFVGGPPSHPLSAVMPLPEGLSEMIFAGALGNRRFRYFYDEEGFCISSDADFVITGTVYPQENKPEGPFGDHIGYYSLTHPFPLMKVHRVYHRKNPIWSFTVVGRPPQEDTSFGALIHEITGSAIPQQISGLKAVHAVDPAGVHPLLFAIGSERYTPYQEVDRPQEVLTIANQILGTNQLSLAKYLFIAAQEDDPALDIHDIPLFLSHMLARIDFTRDLHFLTNTTIDTLDYTGDGLNAGSKVTFAAVGKKKRELATEIPAGLDLPRPFNQAKMALPGVLVVDGAAFSSYEEEAKRINTWASELKHRLSDSIPLIVLVDDAAFAAETINNFVWVTFTRSNPAYDIYGVDSFTQFKHWGCRSALIIDARSKPHHAPALIKDAAVEKRIDRLAEKGHSLHGII comes from the coding sequence ATGGGGTATAAAAGTTTGGCCGAATGTGTGGCTGATTTGGAGAGAAACGGACACTTAGTGCGTATCAAAGAAGAAGTCGATCCTTATTTGGAAATGGCTGCCATACACATGCGCGTGTTTGATGTGGAAGGGCCGGCATTGTATTTCGAAAATATAAAAGGTTCTAAGTTTCCGGCGGTGTCCAACTTGTTTGGCACGTTGGATCGATCAAAATTTATGTTTCGAGACACATTAGACCATGTTAAAAAGTTGGTTGATGTGAAGATGAACCCGATGTCGGTATTAAAAAAGCCGTTTGATTATGCCGGTTCATCCATGGTCGCTTTGGGTGCTTTACCTTGGAAGAAGAAATCTGGTGCACCGATATTGCATGGGCAAACCTCCATTAGCGCGCTCCCGCAAATCGTGAATTGGCCGATGGATGGTGGCGCTTTTGTAACAATGCCACAAGTTTATTCTGAAGATGCGGATAAGCCGGGAATTATGCAGGCCAATTTGGGTATGTACCGCATACAGCTTTCTGGCAACGAATATCTGCCCGATCAGGAAATCGGATTGCATTATCAGCTGCATCGCGGCATCGGCGTGCATCAAACGAAGGCCAACGCATTGGGGCGTCCACTAAAAGTAAGCGTGTTTGTCGGTGGTCCGCCATCACATCCCTTATCTGCCGTTATGCCGCTGCCCGAAGGTTTGTCTGAAATGATTTTTGCTGGTGCGCTGGGTAATCGACGCTTTCGTTACTTTTACGATGAGGAAGGTTTTTGCATTTCTTCAGATGCTGATTTTGTAATTACCGGCACGGTTTATCCGCAAGAAAATAAGCCAGAGGGGCCATTTGGCGACCACATTGGCTATTACAGCTTGACACATCCGTTTCCGCTGATGAAAGTACACCGCGTTTACCATCGCAAAAATCCCATTTGGTCGTTTACGGTTGTCGGGCGCCCACCGCAGGAAGATACCAGTTTTGGCGCGTTGATTCATGAAATCACCGGCAGCGCAATTCCGCAGCAAATTAGCGGATTGAAAGCCGTTCACGCTGTGGATCCGGCAGGTGTGCATCCTTTATTGTTCGCTATCGGTAGTGAGCGTTATACGCCTTATCAGGAAGTGGATCGCCCGCAGGAAGTGCTCACCATTGCCAACCAGATTTTAGGAACCAACCAGCTCAGTCTGGCGAAATACCTATTCATCGCTGCGCAAGAAGATGATCCTGCATTGGATATTCATGATATACCGCTTTTTTTGAGCCATATGTTAGCACGTATCGATTTTACGCGTGATCTACATTTTCTGACCAACACGACTATCGATACGCTCGATTATACAGGCGACGGTTTAAATGCCGGTTCGAAAGTAACCTTTGCGGCTGTCGGTAAAAAGAAGCGTGAACTGGCGACGGAAATACCTGCCGGGTTGGATTTGCCGCGTCCGTTTAATCAAGCCAAAATGGCATTGCCGGGCGTATTAGTCGTGGATGGTGCAGCGTTTAGCTCGTATGAAGAAGAGGCAAAGCGAATAAATACCTGGGCTTCGGAACTAAAGCACAGATTATCCGATAGCATTCCCTTGATTGTTTTGGTAGATGATGCTGCCTTTGCTGCCGAAACGATTAATAATTTTGTTTGGGTGACTTTTACGCGCAGCAATCCGGCTTACGATATCTATGGAGTTGATAGTTTTACGCAATTTAAGCACTGGGGCTGTCGCAGCGCGTTAATCATTGATGCGCGGAGCAAGCCGCACCATGCGCCGGCATTAATAAAGGATGCTGCTGTTGAAAAGCGTATTGATAGACTGGCCGAAAAGGGCCATTCCTTGCACGGAATAATATAA